DNA sequence from the Myxococcus guangdongensis genome:
CCACCGTCGTGCCCGAGCCCATCCGCTGGAAGAAGCGCTCCTCGCCCGCGCGCGCGCCAGAAGGCCCCACCTCCACGCGCGTGTCGTCGGGGTAGCGACGCCGCAGCCGCGACAGCTCCTCCGAGCGCTTGATTCCGGTGAGCACCAAATCCCGGGTGCGCTCCGGCAGCTTCACCACGTCCGCCATGGGCGCGGGGCCCTCGACGAACAGGAAGCTGCCGTCCGTCAGCTCGAAGAGGCTCAGCACCACCTCACGCACCACGTACGTCATGGCGCTGTAGAGGTTCGCCTCGGAGACCATGCCCTCGGACGTGAGCACCTGACCGATGCGCCGCGACGGCGTCACGCGCGAGAGCGCCTGCGTGAGCTGCGCCTGCGTCACCAGCCCCAACCGCACCAGCACCGCGCCCAGCCGCTCCCAGCGCTCCGTGGACGTCGCGAACACCACCTGCCCGTCCCGGAAGGACACCGTCCTGCGAACGGCGCCGTGCTGCACGGCCAACAGGCCGCTGCGGATGCCCGTCAGGACATGGGCAAACACTTCCTCCACGGACAACGTCCCGAGCGTCCCGGCCAGGAAGCCGGCGAAGCCCGAGGGCTCATGGAGGAGCACCATCCCCTCCGGCCCGTGGAACCAGGCCGAGAGGGGACGGGAGGAGGACAGGCCCTGGGAAAGCGACTTCTCCAGGTCCAGGGAAGTCGCCTCGCCACCGAGCCGGGGCGTGGCCTTGGGTTTCTGGGCCACCGCCCGTGCCCTCCGTGCGTCGGGATTACTTCTGCGCCGTCGGCTTCAGCTCGGCGTCGATGATGCTCTTGAACTCCTCGAAGGGCTGCGCGCCGGAGAGCATGACGCCGTTGATGAAGAACGCCGGCGTGCCGCTGACGCCGACCTTCTGCGCGTCCGCCATGTCCGTCTTCACGATGGCGGCCTTCTCACCGGAGTCCAGGCACTTGTCGAACTTGGCCTGGTCCAGCTGCAGCTCGCCCGCGTACTTCTTGAGGTTCTCCACCTGCAGGGCGCTCTGGCTGGCGAACAGCTTGTCGTGCATCTCCCA
Encoded proteins:
- a CDS encoding DUF4388 domain-containing protein → MAQKPKATPRLGGEATSLDLEKSLSQGLSSSRPLSAWFHGPEGMVLLHEPSGFAGFLAGTLGTLSVEEVFAHVLTGIRSGLLAVQHGAVRRTVSFRDGQVVFATSTERWERLGAVLVRLGLVTQAQLTQALSRVTPSRRIGQVLTSEGMVSEANLYSAMTYVVREVVLSLFELTDGSFLFVEGPAPMADVVKLPERTRDLVLTGIKRSEELSRLRRRYPDDTRVEVGPSGARAGEERFFQRMGSGTTVGELRLVRESGGHTFFTWLEECVRGGHLQVKPAAPPVPPVPAVEGMAWELLSAEERYNLLLSLIHRALRDAGQDVDLMRGFLDAPPSGLEDAFSGVVLGPDGRVDVTRLRGNLASGGEAVARALTLEALDAIVSYALFTARNVLPPDVAERLSNTYRTLQGGLA